The following proteins are co-located in the Natator depressus isolate rNatDep1 chromosome 4, rNatDep2.hap1, whole genome shotgun sequence genome:
- the DDIT4L gene encoding DNA damage-inducible transcript 4-like protein, with the protein MVATSNLSSKSTACISELVHQGFHHANISDFDYWDYVVPEPNLNEVVFEERTCQSLVKMLENCLSKSKQTKLHCSKVLIPEKLTKRIAQDVLRLSSTEPCGLRGCIIHVNLEIGNVCKKLDNLIYDPSVVPTFELTLVFKQDCCSWPSFRDFFFTRACFASGSKRTLILSPGFRLIKKKLYSLIETVIEEC; encoded by the exons ATGGTTGCAACTAGCAATTTAAGCAGTAAAAGCACTGCATGCATTTCAGAATTGGTACACCAAGGCTTTCACCATGCAAACATAAGTG ACTTTGACTACTGGGATTACGTTGTGCCTGAACCCAACCTTAATGAGGTGGTGTTTGAGGAGAGAACCTGTCAGAGTTTAGTTAAAATGTTGGAGAACTGCCTATCCAAATCAAAGCAGACCAAACTTCACTGCTCAAAGGTTCTGATACCAGAAAAACTAACCAAGAGAATAGCTCAAGATGTATTGCGGCTTTCTTCAACTGAGCCCTGTGGCTTGAGAGGTTGCATTATCCATGTCAATTTAGAAATTGGAAATGTATGTAAAAAACTGGATAATCTTATCTATGACCCCAGTGTTGTTCCTACTTTCGAACTGACACTTGTGTTCAAGCAGGACTGTTGCTCATGGCCCAGTTTCAGGGACTTTTTCTTTACCCGAGCTTGTTTCGCGTCTGGCAGCAAACGTACTCTGATTCTGAGTCCTGGGTTTcggcttattaaaaaaaaactttactcCTTGATTGAGACAGTCATTGAAGAATGCTAG